From the genome of Pseudarthrobacter sp. NIBRBAC000502772:
CGAATGTGGGGGTCTCCGAGGCCGAGATCCAGTCCGGCAAATACCAGGGCGACATCATCAAACTCTCGCTCAAGAGCAATGCCCGCGCCAAAATGCGCAACCACAAGGACGGCTTCGTCAAGATCTTCGCGCGTAAGGGCTCCGGCACCGTGATTGGCGGTGTTGTGGTGGGGCCGAACGCTTCCGAGCTGATCTTCGCCATCTCCCTTGCAGTCACCCAGAAGCTCCACGTCGACGACGTCGCCAACACTTTCACCGTCTACCCGTCGCTGAGCGGGTCCATCTCCGAAGCGGCCCGGCGCCTGCACGTCCACATGTAAGTGAGTTGCGGTAGCGTGGCCGCATGACTACAGCACTGGAGCGGCCACGCCGCGGAAAAATCATCGGCGGCGTCTGCGCCGCCCTTTCAGCCCGATTCGGGATCCCGAAGTTCCTGGTCAGGCTCGGCTTTGTGATCTTTGGCTTGGTGGGGATCGGCGAACTGGTCTACATCGCCCTGTGGATCATGATCCCCAAGGCTCCGGCCTAAAGACCGCCCGGATTCCCGGCCTCGACGCCTAGGCCAGGGCGTAGGGCGGCACGGTGCTGCCGGAAGTAAAGGGGGTGAACCAGCCCTCGATACTCAGCTTCCCGGCGTCGATCTCCGGAATGCCGGGGCTGTCCGAGTAGAGGGCTGGACTCTCCGCCTCCTCCAACAGGACTTCCTCGACCTGTGCACGCCAGTCTTCCGGGAGGCCGAGTTCATAGATGTCCTCGGTGATTTCCGCCTGATCGAGCAGGCAGCGGACGGCGAGTTCGGCTGCGAGGCATCCGGGGGCTGTCCAGCCGCGGACCAGAGATGCCGTCACATCGGAAGCGACGACGATGAACTTCCGGGTAAACGTCGCGTCGTAGCTGGCGGCGAACTGAGGCGGCAGCGAGGACAGCACAGCGGAACCGGCGACGTCAGACGGAGTAACCGCATCCAGTGCGGTCAGGGTCCCCAGATCGCGGAAGAGCTGGTCAACGAGAACGCCCGACGAGTTCCAGAGAAGGCCTGCCAGCAGGCGGGTCTGGGTCACAGCCGTTTTCCGGTCTTCCGGCGAGACAGCCGCCATTTCGTCCAGGTCTTCCGGCTCGAACTGCAGCCGCTGTTCCGGCGTCATGTCATCCGGGTGCGGATCAAGGCCCAAGAGTTCCAGGCTCAGTCCGGTCAGCTTCCCGGCGTCGGCCAGCAGTTCTTCGGTGATGTCGTCTTCTTCGTCGGCATTCATGGCCCCGATGCTACCGCCCGCCCGCCGTCGAGTCCGATTCCGTGACGCGGACATGTCCGGGCTCGCCGGCTTCAGTTCACATCAGGCGGCGGGAGCCGCCTGGAAGTGTTTTTCGATGAGCCCCTTGATGTCCTCGTGGCAGCCGCCGCAGCCGGTACCGGCGCGGGTTGCCTTGGACACCTCGGCCACGGTGGAGCAGCCTTCCGCCACGGCGCCCTGGATCTTGGCGCCGCTGACTCCGGCGCAGCGGCATACGGTGCCAGCCGGATCGGCGGGACCGGACGCGGCCAGCTGGTCCGGGCCATCGAGCCGGAGCAGCAGTGACCTGTCGGCCGGCAGTTCCCCACCGCGTTCGAAGAGTCCCACGAGCTCGGCTGCGGTCCGCGGCATGCCCACGGCCACCAGGCCTTCCAGCACTCCGCCGCGGGTAGTCATCTTCACGTAGCGGCCGTGTTCGGGATCGGCCCACTGGGCGATCTGCAGCCGCGGCCGGCCGTTCACGGCGCCGGCGGTGAGCACGTCTTCGTCCCACGGCTCGGCACCGTTGTCGCCCGCCACAGCCATGTTCATGCCGCGGGCCTTCAGCACAATGACGCCGGCCTGCTCCTGGGGCAGCTCCTGCAGCGTGTCGGCGTCCTCCTGCGTGCCGGTGGCCAGCATGGTCAGGTATTCGGCCAGCCATTCGGCCTGCCGCCACCCGGGACCCACCAGGCCGGATGGGCCCTTCGCCGTGCGGCATTCGCCGCAGGCCGGATCCGGGCAGCGGACCTCGGCGCAGTCGCCGATCGCGAAGATGTGCGGCTCGTGGTGGGCACGGAGCCGATGGTCCACCAGGATGCCAGCACCAACCGACAGGCCGCAGCCTTCGGCCAGCTCGGTCCGGGGACGGACACCGCACGAGATGACCAGGAGGTCGCCGTCGATCGCCGAACCGTCATTGAGCAGCAATGCCGAGAATCCGCCGTCGGGCGCGTTGTGCTCCACCCCGGTGGACCGGGCGTTGCCGGCCATCCGCACGCCGCAACGGCGCAGGCTGGCCGCCAGGACCGCGCCGCCGCCCCGGTCGATGTTGCGTCCCAGCGGGTGCGGCCCGTTGTGCACCACCGTGACCGTGGCGCCTTCCTCGGCAGCCGCGAGGGCTGTCTCGAGGCCCAGGACGCCGCCGCCCAGCACCACAACACGCTTGCCGCCGTCGACCGCTGCGCGCAATACCGAAGCGTCGCGGAGATCCCGGAGCGCCGTGACGCCGGAGGGAAGGACGGGGGAAGCGGGATCCGGGTTGATGCCGGTCAGGTTGGGGATGACGGGCCGGGAACCCGTGGCGAAGACGAGCCGCTCATAGTGGGCGGAGGTGCCGTCTGTAAGGATCACCTGCTGGCGGGCGCGGTCCACGCGGCGGACCCGCACGCCGAGCCGGACGTCCACGCCATCCGCGGCCAGGGCTGCGGCATCGGAGAGGGCCAGGGCATCGGCAGTAGTGCGTCCGACGCCCAGATCGGCCACCAGCACACGGTTGTACGCGGCCTCGGCTTCCTCGCCCACGACAGTGAGGCTGACGTGCCCATCGCGGACCGCGGGCAGCAGTTCATCGATCAGGCGGGCAGCCACCGGACCGAAACCAACAACGACAATCTGCTCACTCATGAGGCCTCCGATGTCTGAAGAACACTGTTCTGAAGTCCGTTTGCGACCGCACGGACCCACACCTTGTTGAACTTGAATTCGGGCATCCCGGAAATGGGATCCGTTGCCGCCTCGGTGAGGCGGTTGGCGCTTTCAAGCTCCGGGAAATGGAACGGCAGGAAGACTGTCTCGGGCCGGATCGCGGTGCTGAGTTCCGCACGGCAGACCACCTCGCCGCGTTCATTGGCCACCGAGACAAAAGCCCCTTCGGTGATGCCCATGGCGGCCGCTGCGGCGGGGTGGATCTGCATTTTTGCTTCGGGCTGGGTGGCCAGCAGCTC
Proteins encoded in this window:
- a CDS encoding PspC domain-containing protein; this encodes MTTALERPRRGKIIGGVCAALSARFGIPKFLVRLGFVIFGLVGIGELVYIALWIMIPKAPA
- a CDS encoding FAD-dependent oxidoreductase — its product is MSEQIVVVGFGPVAARLIDELLPAVRDGHVSLTVVGEEAEAAYNRVLVADLGVGRTTADALALSDAAALAADGVDVRLGVRVRRVDRARQQVILTDGTSAHYERLVFATGSRPVIPNLTGINPDPASPVLPSGVTALRDLRDASVLRAAVDGGKRVVVLGGGVLGLETALAAAEEGATVTVVHNGPHPLGRNIDRGGGAVLAASLRRCGVRMAGNARSTGVEHNAPDGGFSALLLNDGSAIDGDLLVISCGVRPRTELAEGCGLSVGAGILVDHRLRAHHEPHIFAIGDCAEVRCPDPACGECRTAKGPSGLVGPGWRQAEWLAEYLTMLATGTQEDADTLQELPQEQAGVIVLKARGMNMAVAGDNGAEPWDEDVLTAGAVNGRPRLQIAQWADPEHGRYVKMTTRGGVLEGLVAVGMPRTAAELVGLFERGGELPADRSLLLRLDGPDQLAASGPADPAGTVCRCAGVSGAKIQGAVAEGCSTVAEVSKATRAGTGCGGCHEDIKGLIEKHFQAAPAA